Genomic window (Neurospora crassa OR74A linkage group VI, whole genome shotgun sequence):
GCAACTGCTTGATCTCGCCTAACACCAGATTTTGCGAATGGATAAACAAAAGGCTACGAGATGGCAAACCCACCATAGGCAGCCTCGGTCTCAGAGAGAACACTCGTGCACTAAACAAGCGCCTTGTCTCTCTGGTTCCTGGCAGGATCTCGCACACTCCGTCTGGTCCATGGTTCTGGATCGGACGTAACAGCCGGCGCGCCTTGTCTGAGGTTACCCACCACGTTCTTCACCCTGGTGCTAGCCATATGGGACTCAAGCACGTCCATGCTTGCTTTCGGGACCACAGACAGAACAGTCGACCTACATGATCCGAGTCACCGGGATGTTAGAACATTCGCGGAACGCCCCGTAACCAACCACTGCCATCAGGTGCCGTTGGCGCCCACAACTGTCATCTCCGGAATAAGTGGAGCCCATACCCAGTGCCACCGATGCCGACAAAGATGCATTCATCGGGCCCAGACGTTGAAACGATAAATCTGAATCGGGTGTGTACCGGATCGCTGGAGTTTGGTCACTAGACGTTGACAAGTGGTCACATCCGGCCTTATTCTGCTGCAATGAAGATTTAGTCGCTCAGGCAATTGGTTCGCTGCCAGCAAATCAGAGCACGGGATTCATAAGCATATGAAGGCAATGCTACTCCTTCATTTCCCATGTGTGTCAAGTCTTCTCTTCACTATCACTTGCCTCAATTTTAATCTTCCCCGGATTTTGCATCCCCTTCATGCTGCCCTCCAGGATCTCGGTAATGCGCGGATACATCCAGAGGATACACACCCACACGCCACCTCATGACGGGCGTTGTCTTACTACGCCCCTTACTTTACCATCCTCCTAATCACTAGTTCCTAAACGAAAAGGCTTCGAAAAATCCGAATTGGACCCCTCACTGGGTGTCATGGATCAACAAAAGTCCTTCAGCTGACCCTTGCCCATGAGCCTCCATCCTGCGGAGATGGTGGTAGACGCCGCCAGTGGTAGCGgcccaagaacaagaacaccGCGAATGAACATCGTTCTCTTCATATTGACGGGGGCCAGGTATAGAGGAGACTCTTCCAAAGAAGGATGGTCTCGTGAAGAGAATGTTTTGTATCTCCTAGTGTACCCTGGAAAACATATGTGGCGTGGACATTCGGCCCTTTGTGATGGATCATGGACTTCACTTAGGTCACGTACCTCGCCCATACCAAGTAGGCAGGTGGTGTATCATTCAGCAGTTGTGAGATGATATTGGATTCATGCTTCCTAGTGTTGCCACCCCTTTTACCAATCAAGCAACTTCTCTTTACGGAAATGCGGTAGGTTTTACATACAAGGGGGCTTCGGGGACACTTTCAACATTCCCGCTACACGTGGCTGTCTGCTGAAGATCAACATTCCTCAGGAAATCAGATATATCAGCCCTTGTCCCGCGTGCTAGGGATAACACAAACTcttgcttcttcatcctGTTGTACTCCTCCAGTGGGACAGATATCGGGTCTTCGTCTCGTTACAGCCGCGGCTGTCCAACTTTCACCATGCGTCTTGGCACCCTTCTGCTGGCTGTTGCCAGCCTCACATCTGCTGTCAATGCATACTGGATGGGGGACATTGCTCGTAAGGGGAGTCACTAGTTTCGAGTTACTCTCAAGGCTAACAACATGGCTAGATCGTGGTTATGCCCCCTTCGCGTACTCTGGATATCCGGTTTTTCGAAACGTCAAGGATTATGGAGCAAAGGGTATGTTGAGCCAAAGTGTTCCCAGCGTTATAGGCACGATCAAGTCTAACACGAAGATAGGAGATGGTGTTACCGACGATACAATTGCTATCAATGCCGCCATTACCGCCGGAAATCCTTGCAACCAAGGCTGTGTATGTGTTTCCGGTTCTAGCATCTTGAAAAGGCTTGTCCTAACAACTGTTTCCAGACCTCAACCACCACGACTCCAGCCGTTGTCTACTTCCCTGCCGGAACCTACCTTATCTCCGGGTCCATTAAGCCAGCATACTTTACGCAGCTGATCGGAGATGCTAGCTCTCCACCTACACTCAAGGCCACGGCTAACTTTGCTGGTTTTGGTCTAATTGATGCGAATCCTTACTACACCCAGTACCTGAACTGGAAGGCTGTTAACGTCTTCTTCCGTCAAATCCGCAATTTTATTATCGATACTACGAATATTCCTCCTGCCAATGCCGCCACAGGTATTCACTGGCCAAGTTCACAGGCGACGAGTTTGCAGAACATTGTCTTCAACATGCCAACGGCATCGAATGTTGTCCATGTCGGTTTGTTCATGGAAGAGGGCAGCGGTGGTTTCGTCACGGATCTGACCTTCAACGGTGGTGCCACTGGTGCTTCAATGGGTAATCAGCAGTTCACTATGAGGAACCTGAAGTTTAACAACTGCAAGACAGGTATGCTCATTATCCCTCTTTTTGCATCTTGATATAGTCTGCTGACCCTCCTAAGCCATCTATCATCTGTGGAACTGGGGCTGGACCTATTCTGGCCTCTCCATTAACAACTGTGGCGTCGGCATTGACATCACCGCCGGCAGCGGCAAGGTAGAAACCGGCTCCATCATCGTCTTTGACAGTTCCTTCACCAACACCCCCGTCGCGATTTCTACCTCCTGGACCACTGCCAGCGCTCCCGACACCGCCGGCACTCTCGTCCTCGAGAACATTGCCCTCACGAACGTCCCCGTCGCCGTCAAAGGTCCCCAAGGCACCTACCTTTCCGGCTCCACCGGCTCAACCACCATCACGGCTTGGGGCAACGGCCATAAATACACCCCCTCCGGCCCTGTCGAGTTCGCCGGCGCCCTAACTCCCAACCCACGCCCCGTTAGCCTGCTCGCCTCCAACGGGCGCTACTACACGCGCTCCAAGCCTCAGTATGAGACCCTCTCCGCCTCTCAATTCATCTCTGCCCGTGCCTCGGGCGCCAAGGGTGACGCCGCAACCGACGACACCGCCGCCCTGCAAAACGCTATCAACACCGCCGTCGCCCAGGGTAAGGTGCTCTACCTGGACTACGGGCTGTACCGGGTCACCTCCACCATCCGCATCCCGCCTGGCGCCAAGATTGTCGGCGAGTCCTACGCCACCATCATGTCGGCCGGCGGGTTCTTCAATGATATCAACAACCCCAAGCCGGTCCTACAAGTGGGCAGCTCCAGCGGACAGGCGGGCACGGTGGAGCTAAGCGACTTTATCGTTTCCACGCAAAACGCTCAGGCGGGCGCAGTGCTGATTGAGTGGAACTTGGCCAGTCCGGCGAGTAACCCCAGTGGAATGTGGGATGTGCACACACGGATTGGCGGGTTTGTGGGCAGTCAGCAGCAGGTCGGGCAGTGTTTGAAGACGCCAGGGAATCCAACGGTGAGGCGGGAGTGTATTGTGGCGTTTATGGCTATGCATATCACCAAGGGGGCGAGCGGGTTGTATATGGAAAATGTTTGGTTGTGGTGAGTATGCCCCATTTCTTTTGCTTGGgacgggagagagagagagagagagagagagagaggagggtAATGGAAACTGACGTACGTGGATTGACAGGACCGCCGACCATGATATCGACGACGCGGCGAACACGCAGATTACTCTCTACAGCGGTCGTGGTCTTTGTAAGTTCTCTTCCATCAATCGCTCCCCATTTTCTTCGACACCCTTAACCTAACCCCAAAAAACAGACATCGAATCCACCAGCGGCACCTTCTGGCTCTACGGCACCGGGTCCGAGCACCACGTTCTCTACCAATACCAGCTCTCCTCGACCCAAAACATCTTTATGGGCATGATCCAAACCGAAACGCCTTACTACCAGCCCACCCCCAACGCCTTGGTTCCCTTCCCGTCTCTTTCCTCCCTCAACGACCCCAACTTCTCCACTTCCTGCTCGGGAGTATCGGGGAACTGCGCAGCAGCTTGGGGTCTCCGGGTGCTCAACAGCAAGAACATCCTGGTGTATGGAGCGGGCTTGTATTCGTTCTTCAGCGATTACAGTACTGCTTGCTCGACGTTTGCGGCGGGGCAGACGTGTCAGAGTAGGATTGCGAGTGTGGAGGGGACGGGGAGTTCGAATGTGAATATCTATGGATTGAACACGATTGGGGCGCAGAGTATGTTGACGAGGGATGGAGTCAGTGTTGCGTGGTATGCGGATAATGTGAATAATTTCCCGAGTTCGGTGGGGGTTTATAAGAGTGGGTGAGTGAGCACGGCGGCGCATAGGATGTTTTAGTTGGGACGCGCGATATTGGGCTGGGAATTGAGTGCAGTTTTGTGTGTTGGGCGACGAATTTACGAACTGGTAGCAGTGGTAGGTTGAAACACTTGGGGGGGATTATTGTACATATcagttcccacactcaatcgcctgtgcagtcttagCAAGAGGTATATGTacgtacacacacacacaccgcatttgaTAAATCTGGCCATTTGACATCGCTTTATACGACTCAACTCAATTGTTTAATATCGAAATCTGGCCAAAACTAGTGcaaaaagtcgatattttaatactctacgtcgtacaattatctattttaatatttatattatcttttaaactattatcgatatagtatactaccctaatacccgttagaaggtattaataataataatattagtaaataataaatatcctaataatgttactaaaactattagtataagtgTAAGGAGTACATAGAAATATAAGCGTATTCTATTGGATATTAGTAAGGCATTTTTATTATTGCGAACTTCCTAGAATACTAAAAAGCTTCTTATATAAGCGCTTAAGGTAcaacgtatattatattactccctatattttattaactataattaatattgtaaaggaAATTATGAACCTCCTTATATTGAAATCCAATTTATACTTCAATAAGATCTATACCTTTCTAACTAACGAATATAACGTATATATTTCAATTAAGactatatagtagtacttttaataagagaagtagaagaagaagcgattttatataaaggtattataataatcccctatactagtagttgaatagatattaaagatctctttatttactatagaaatgTTTGTATTTTGTAACGAGTTTGGTACAAACCGAAGGAACGGTATTTATTGTACTAACTAGGTACCCCGTAGCGCTATtgcaatagtattaagtaaatttatatatagtacgtagTATTACCTccttctaactattttagtaaataagctatttaatatattaatatttagaagtataacgGACTCAGTTGGAGTTTAGGATTAAAtggtaaaatatttactctttaaaataaatctatttcccggttgtaatagtattttaataataaataatgtTAATTAGCACCTCCGTACCGAATTCTAGTATACGTACAACTAGAAGggggttctattatagtatttactactatactctCCTGAGTTTAACCCTATTGaggtatattttagtaattttaagtGGTAGTTTAAGAGGGTATATTGTAAcgaaagtagtaataagataTTAGACGACGATTTTACTACGTTTCTTAAGCGACTAGCGTAGGATGTAGGGTATAAAATGTAATAGAtctatagttattttaaaaatataaagctagtaatagattaatttaataatattaataaagagtatagtaaattatatattaacgaGCTAATCGAGTATAAAAAGACGGGNNNNNNNNNNNNNNNNNNNNNNNNNNNNNNNNNNNNNNNNNNNNNNNNNNNNNNNNNNNNNNNNNNNNNNNNNNNNNNNNNNNNNNNNNNNNNNNNNNNNATAGTAAAgtactttttatattaatataatttttattctatttcaaatagtaataaggacaaaattaaatttcaaactcctaattaaattaattaatacaaaCTTATAAAACTCCCAAAAAGGATTTCCTAACAACGCAAAAGTTATCCTCAAAAACCTCAAAATACCAACTCGAACGCCAAAAACTAAACAACGAAGGGCTAATCAATTCTTCCAGCAGAGGAACCTCTTActcaatttaataaaaaccttAATTCTAAATGTATTTAAATCTCcgctttattaactaatttataatttactaatagtagattataaatactttaaactgttatacttataaaattaaaatagaaaccccttactttataattttaagaccgattataataaagaaaaaaaataaaattaaattagaaagacCCTGAATAGTacccaaaaagaaaaattaaataaaaaataataattaaaaaaaagatcGGCATAAATCTACCCCTTACTAAGtaatattcaatatttaaatacttatatgttatatataaagttagtacTTTAAACTACCGAAGTTACTATAggactaataattatattattctattccctacttaatatttttaaagtaacgtaaataatattttataaggttaataaaataaacgaagaagtaatattaataattttaattcacTAATTATACCGCTCGCCAAACCCTTAAACGccaatacctatataaaactctaaaaattaactattacaattactaaagtacttatataaagaagaaaaaattgaaaaagaGTACTAAATCAACTCTTTAccaaacaaaaagaaaaagagtatTGCTTTTcagtactaatactataaactaccGAATTATTACCAAAATCCTTACAAATCTCAACcatctactatatttaacaCTAACAATACCACTACTAATAAAACTCCTTTAACTAACACTCCTACTTATCCAAATAAAATATCCCTTAATACTATCGCTAccctccttataaataatgcTACCTTTACTCAAGAAATTCTCCTAAAgaaaaaatttaatagaaaaagaatctctaaatatattaaattatttaaaaaagaagttaatatttataaatttagaaataataaatttaaaattaatatttaattctaatagtataaaaaggAGCTTAAGAACGTTAATAAGGGTCTCCTTCGTAACCTTTAAACTAAAAATACCGCCACTTAAAAGGAATTTACTAAaagatttaaaattatttataaaataaaaaatccCGAATAGACggataatatatttactaccctaaagaaattctatactaaacacgtcccttattaaatagaaaaaatcGTCGATACTATTCttacctatttaatactatttacttactaaaaagtataaaattaaaataacgcCAATTGCAATACTATCAAAAACTTCTATAAGAAGTTATATATtgatactaaatatataattactactttcttataaaaattaaaagaagaactctatattatagaataaattaaattctctTAATCTCTAAACAAACtcgtagtaaaataatttaataatattaattctaatacctcgttaaatattaataataatagtgaagaagaaatatctactaaaaaatataaatataaaactaaacatataattaacttaaaCAACTCTTTAGAATCCTCTAAAAAAGAAGTTATAActaaaatccctattaaaaaaactactataaaaatacaaatccctactaaaattaccccaatttttaataaaaaaactataaataatctaattaattgtataaaataattaataattatccgaagtattacttttactccctaaatctaataataaatccccctccctcaaTAACCTACCCTTTACTAACCTACCTAACTTACGAACtttcaaattaatattatctaaaTTAACGCcctttataaaagaagtaggggtagataaaatataaaaaaaataataagggaaggtattaataataatattattaatataattaattcggttactatatttaagaatataagtagaaggaggttaattataattataatattactaattaaaagcCCGCTAACCgaaataggaatataaatactgtaatatttataaactccaaaataaactataataataaggtccCTAAGGATATATACTCTCAAATAtccaatttaaattaattaaaggatacAATCCACTCCCTTATAattctaactattaattaccctaattactaaaaattcAAGAAATAGGAATTCgaaatctaataatagtacaacCTACAAAACGCACCGTTCATCCcaatctttaatttacttcaaaatcctaaataaattaaataacgttAGGACTAAATCCAAGCTAAAAACGGTtcccctactattactattaactacattttaataaaaacatttaaaaaactatataaaatatcctcTCTTACCTAAGAATAAATAACCTAAATTTATACAATCGTTACTAATCCTAATTAAACTACCAAATTAAAAAGGCTCTccaaaataaatataaactaaaAAAAGATCTATACTACTtcctaaaatactataataataactaataaattcaaaaagcctaaaattaataatacaataccAAATTCTACAACTACCCCTCCTTTTACTCCAATCCCTTATCCATCTACCGCAAAAATACTCAAATTTACCCCTAAATAGCCTAGgactactttaaataacgaaatttaaatatacttatttacccctactaataaagcgctaaaACTATAATCTAAAAAGGTTTTGTTCGtataaaaggaagaagggctagattaggtatatataaaggatatccAGACTCGAAACAAcatcttaaatataaaagaaatataccctatagccaccaaatttataaatactaaaattactattactattaaaaacaTTATCTGAAACAACCCTACTAATACCCTAAccatttataattaaattaagtaactCTCTAAAGTACCTTATAACAAGGATAGGATCCCCACCGcgcaatttaaatactataataatacaactcctaataataattcggaaactaataaatttattcctattaaacccaataaaatacaaattcattttatatttatagaaaaacaaaagcctaaaacaaatatattaataaatttaattaaaattactttaaagagCGATAGCCCTATATTTGCTTAACCATCtttagaaaataatattttctctctatttaactaataaaatattaagaattaaagaAAGAgcaaatttatactattacgcATTATCTCTCCTCAAAATACCCTAACTCTCGCTACaaactaaataaaattcatTAATAAATCCCCCTTTAtaaagggtaatattatatatctcGCCCCTTtacctatactttatatattaattaaattctaaggaggaaagaaagtaACCGCTCTATTAAATACAAGTACCGaatacaatactatttataaagtactaatgGATTCGCTAAAACTCTAAAACATTACTATAAAAatctctaatattaataataataaaagaaggaagggatttCTTAATAAAACCTACAAAAAAGTTTAACTATTCGATAAGGGATAAGAAatctatttctttattataaagcaAGCCCTACTAAACTATAACATTATTTTAGGGTtactattcttttaaaacactaaaatctatataaaatataaaaaaagtagaaggaactatataattataacgttTAACGGGGTAATAATCTATACCACTCTAATTACCAACTTAGAAACTCTTAAAGGGAAGTAAAACGACGGATAAAAGGTTTAActcccctactattataatagcctcGTATACTAAAGGGCAAGGAAGTAGGCTTAAcgaaaattatatagaagaaaccgccttattagtaaattaaaaacaACCGTTAAAGGATATCCTAAAGGAAGATAATAAGCGAATcaccccctttaataataaaatagtaaaggacttaataattttcctAAAAAAGGAATAAACATTTCTAATTAGCCCACAAAGTCCAAATATCTCTCGGCAGGCttatcgttattaaaaaaaacTCATCTTAAAACTAATAAGGACTACCAAATAAAATCTCCCACTAACAATACATACACCCGCACCAAATAAGTACAAAAAAgcttaaaagaaattaaaaagtattaaaagaagattaaaatatataattatataaaccaATATAATATACAAGCAAGCGGCACAGAAAGCAAACCCAATTAATAacattatattaaataagttaaaACCTAAAGGAGACTCCaactaaaaagaaaagaaattaataataataaaaaaacaGATCGCCTCTACACTCAAAAATTATAGTTCAAAATAggactactatataatactaaaatttacAAAACTAATTCGAAGGTTACACCTAACGGAAGAACAATTCCAAGCCCTATTAAAAACGGTCTAAAATACCCTAAACGAAAGAGAAACCGAACTATTCACCTACAtcctctttaataaaaagtaagcTCTAGCTTAGaactttactaaatatagaaaattaaattccaatattattctactttaaaAAATCCACACTATCCCTCACTCCGCCTAATAAACAAAAACTATCCTAATCCCAAAAACCctctataataaagtatataacctattaaaaaattaaattaagaaggggattttagaagaaaattatacggtatataagaataattaattcttaattataaagaaggataatagtTTGCATCTTATTAACAATGCCCAACGGATCAATAGGGTAACCCTCCGAAACGCCAACCCACCCCTAAGCTATAAAAAATTCAACGAAACATTTAAAggctataaaataatatccctattaaatcTTTTCTTAGAATACAACCAAATCCCCCTCAATAAAACTAACTATAACCTTACTACCTTCTTAACCCCTATCGGTCACTTCCAAATAACTACTctactataaggaaataCAAACTCCATCGTACAATTTATAAGAACAATAacaaaaatactatataatttaattcttaacGTCTACTAActttaccttaataatatctatattaaaagaccCCAaaacaattataataaagagtaaaTCAGCACTAAGGGGATTAGgaggtatatattagaataccttataaatattaataaagtacttattaatatagagctAATAAGAGGAATAATTGTAACCGTAAAATcctaatagtactaaaaggaagtaatactagtagggtatttatatatact
Coding sequences:
- a CDS encoding exo-beta-1,3-glucanase, whose protein sequence is MRLGTLLLAVASLTSAVNAYWMGDIAHRGYAPFAYSGYPVFRNVKDYGAKGDGVTDDTIAINAAITAGNPCNQGCTSTTTTPAVVYFPAGTYLISGSIKPAYFTQLIGDASSPPTLKATANFAGFGLIDANPYYTQYLNWKAVNVFFRQIRNFIIDTTNIPPANAATGIHWPSSQATSLQNIVFNMPTASNVVHVGLFMEEGSGGFVTDLTFNGGATGASMGNQQFTMRNLKFNNCKTAIYHLWNWGWTYSGLSINNCGVGIDITAGSGKVETGSIIVFDSSFTNTPVAISTSWTTASAPDTAGTLVLENIALTNVPVAVKGPQGTYLSGSTGSTTITAWGNGHKYTPSGPVEFAGALTPNPRPVSLLASNGRYYTRSKPQYETLSASQFISARASGAKGDAATDDTAALQNAINTAVAQGKVLYLDYGLYRVTSTIRIPPGAKIVGESYATIMSAGGFFNDINNPKPVLQVGSSSGQAGTVELSDFIVSTQNAQAGAVLIEWNLASPASNPSGMWDVHTRIGGFVGSQQQVGQCLKTPGNPTVRRECIVAFMAMHITKGASGLYMENVWLWTADHDIDDAANTQITLYSGRGLYIESTSGTFWLYGTGSEHHVLYQYQLSSTQNIFMGMIQTETPYYQPTPNALVPFPSLSSLNDPNFSTSCSGVSGNCAAAWGLRVLNSKNILVYGAGLYSFFSDYSTACSTFAAGQTCQSRIASVEGTGSSNVNIYGLNTIGAQSMLTRDGVSVAWYADNVNNFPSSVGVYKSG